Within Winogradskyella helgolandensis, the genomic segment ACCCACCATAAATAACCATAAGCTTCATTTGTAGGTTGTGAGGTATTTACAGCTTCGCTTAAATAGTTTTTAGGTATAATTTGTTCTGATTCCCATTTACCATCAGCATAAGTTAACAAGCCAAAACGTGCCATACTTCTAGTGGTACTCCAATACACACTCAAATCACCTAAAGGAATCCAAGAACCTGTCATGCCAATTCGATTTTTTAATTTTGAATCAAAATAGTTTGACCATGAAACATTACTCGCTTCTGCGACTACATCTTGAAGTTTTACAAACACATTATGATAAGCCCAACGGGTTCCTGCATCATCAATATATTGCAAATTATTAGGAGACACATCGTCTCCTAATGTGTCATCTAGACCAGAATTCATTGACAATAAATTTTTACTAGTAATAAGGTTTTCTTTTTCTAAGGGAGCGCTCGTCCAACCTGTACCCAAATAATCAGAAACTTTATTTTCAATATTTAATAATCCTTCTTCTTGTGCAATACCCGTAATGGCTGTAGTTAATGTTTTTCCCGCACTTGCCCAATACCATGGAGTTGCGCTTGTATGACCATTAAAATAATGTTCTTCTATAATTTTTCCGTTATAAAGTATCATAAAACTTTTAGTGTTTTTCTCTTCGAGAAAATCTAATAAAGGTTGTAGGGCATTAGCATTCCAGTTTAATTCAGAAATAGATGTTGTTTCCCAAGTATCTGAATTGATGGGAGGAAAATAAATGTTTTCAGGTTCTGGTTCATTCGGAGTTGAATCATCTTCAGAAGAACATGAAATGTTAAATAACAACCCTAATATTAAAATGTAGTAATATCTTGATTTCATGATTTCGTTTTTAATTTGGACTATAAAAATAGGAAAAAGTTTAATCTCATCACTCAGAAATCAATTATCGTAAATCATTCCGTATCTTTGCAAACTGATTTATAAAAGCATGAGAACAAAAACCATTAAGAAGAACAAGATCAATGTTATAACATTAGGTTGTAGTAAAAATGTTTACGACAGCGAAGTGTTGATGGGACAACTAAAAGCAAGTGGCAAAGAAGTTGTACATGAGGAAGAAGGTAATGTTGTTGTAATAAATACATGTGGATTTATCAATAATGCTAAGGAGGAAAGTGTGAACACCATTTTGGAGTACATGCAGAAAAAGGAAGATGGCGAAGTCGATAAGGTTTTTGTTACAGGTTGTTTAAGCGAACGCTATAAGCCAGACTTAGAGAAAGAAATACCTAATGTAGATCAGTACTTTGGTACTACAGAATTACCAGGTTTATTAAAAGCCTTAGGTGCTGATTATAAACATGAATTAATTGGAGAACGTTTAACGACGACACCAAAGAATTACGCTTACTTAAAAATTGCAGAGGGTTGTGATAGACCTTGTAGTTTTTGTGCGATTCCCCTAATGAGAGGAAAGCATAAAAGTACTCCTATTGAAAACTTAGTGATTGAAGCAGAAAAGTTAGCAGCAAATGGTGTTAAAGAACTGATTCTTATTGCTCAAGATTTAACATACTACGGATTAGATATTTATAAGAAAAGAAATCTTGCAGAGTTGCTTGAGAACTTAGTTAAAGTTGAAGGTATCGAGTGGATTCGTTTACATTATGCTTTCCCAACAGGTTTCCCTATGGATGTTTTAGACATTATGAAGCGTGAACCTAAAATTTGTAACTATTTAGATATTCCGTTACAACATATTTCTGATGACTTATTAAAATCGATGCGTCGTGGAACGACAAAAGCAAAGACGACTAAATTGATTCACGACTTCAGAGCTATTGTTCCTGAAATGACCATTAGAACAACACTTATTGTTGGTTATCCTGGAGAAACAGAAGCACATTTTCAAGAACTTAAACAATGGGTTTCAGAAATGCGTTTTGAACGTTTAGGCTGTTTTACCTATTCTCATGAAGAAAATACACATGCCTATAATTTAGAAGATGATGTTCCTGAAGAAGTAAAAATGGAACGTGTTAACCAAATTATGGAAATTCAATCTCAGATTTCGTGGGAATTGAATCAGGCTAAAATCGGTCAAGAATTCAAAGTGGTTATTGACCGTAAAGAAGGGAACTATTTTGTTGGTCGTACGGAATTTGATTCTCCAGATGTTGATAACGAAGTTTTAATTGATGCGAGTAAAACCTATTTAAAAACAGGCGAATTTGCGACGATTAAAGTAACAGAAGCAGAGGATTTTGATCTTTATGGTGAAGTGATTTAATCATAACTACTTTTATGCACTACTATAATAGTGTTCTAAGTTTTTTATGATGGTACAAGTTCTCGTGATTTAGCTTGTACTATCATTTGTAAAATGCAAGCGCTGTTTCTAACAGCGTTTTCGCTTTTAAAAAGGCTTGTAATTAGAATTTAGATTCTGTCTGGCCAAAAATGTGGATGTTCTCCGCTAAATCCAAATTCAGGTAGCCCATTTATGGTATCCATCTCTTTATTAGATAATTCAAAGTCATTTAAATTTATATTCTCTTCAATACGTTTTTTGGTGGTTGATTTCGGAATTACAACCACATCGTGCTGAATGATCCATCGAAGGCAAACTTTTGCAACCGTAGTATTGTGTGCTTTTGCAATGTCTTCTAAGACTTCATTTTCAAAAACCTTTCCTCTTGCTAAAGGGGACCACGATTCAACAACAATATGTTGTTTTTTGCAATAATTAACTAAATCTTCTTGCCAGTAACCTGGATGAAACTCTATTTGATTAACGGCTGGTTTTACCTTAGCAGTTTTAAACAAAGCTTCAAGGTGTTCTTCAAAAAAATTGCTGACACCAATAGATTTTATTTTTCCTTCAGCTTGAAGTTCTTCCATAGCTCTCCAAGCCTCGGCATTAGCTTTTTCCCAATTCTCATAATTCTTAGCATTTGCTGGCCAATGAATAAGATACAAGTCTATATAATCTAAGCCCAGTTTCTTCAAAGATTTTTCAAATTCTTCTTTAGCCATGTCATAACCTAAATTTTCGCGCCATAACTTAGTCGTCACTAAAATTTCCTCTCTTGGAACTCCACTAGCTTTAATGCCTTTTCCCACAGCTTCTTCGTTATTATAAGCGGCAGCGGTGTCTAATAGTCTATACCCATTTAATAGCGCATGCTTAACAGATGCAATGCCTTCTTGTTCCGTAGCTTTATAAGTTCCAAAACCGATAATCGGAATGGTATGACCATCATTTAGAATTAGATTTTTCATAATTTATATCATTAAATTTTAGACATTCACTTTAAGGGTAAGATTAGGATAATAGCTATTCTTCTACTCAAACGCTATTTATTCACCTAATTTAAAAAAAATGCTATTGTTTTAGAAAAACAATTAACGGTTTTATGAAACTGTCAAACTTTTCGATGTGAGGCAAATGTCCAACGTTTTCTATTTCAACTAATTTGGCATTAGGGATTTTCTTTTGAGTGGCTTTGCCTAACTGATCATACAATCCCATGGTCTCTTTTACGTCTTCAGAAACAAGTCCTTTGCCCAAGGCTGTTCGATCTCTGGTTCCAATAATTAAAAGTGTTGGCGCGGTAATATTTTTAAATTCGTAAACCACAGGTTGTGTAAAAATCATGTCATAGGTTAATGCCGCATTCCAAGCTATGGTTTTATAATCTGAATTTAACGTCCAGCCAGCTAGTAGGTTGACCCACTGATCATATTCAGGTTTCCATTGGTTGTCGTAATAATTTTCTAGTTGGTATTTTTTAATGCCTTCAGAAGACTTTTTGAGTTCGTTTTTATACCACCATTCTACAGGTTGATAAGGTACTTTTAATTTCCAATCTTCTAATCCAATGGGATTTTCTAAAACAAATTTTTCAACAGTTTCTGGATACATTAAAGCAAAGCGCGTGGCGAGCATACCTCCCATAGAATGTCCTAAAATAGCAGTTTTTTCAATATTTAAAGTATCCAGTAAAGTTTTGGTGTTTTGTGCCAATTGCTGAAACGTATAATGAAAATGATCGGGTTTAGAGGATTTTCCAAATCCAATTTGATCGGGTACAATGACACGGAACCCTTCTTTAGTCAGCGCTTGAATTGTCGTTTTCCAATAGGCACCATTAAAATTCTTGCCGTGAAATAACACGATGTTTTTACCATTATAATTATCAGGCTTTTCATCCATATAAGCCATTTTTAATTCTTGCTCTTGTATGGTCAACTCTAACTTAGAAACAGCAAATGGATATTTGTAATTTGCCAATTCAATATCTAACCATTGTAAACTGTCTGTTTGTGACTTTGCAATTTGAAAGACGAATAAAAGTGTTAGTCCTATTAATAAATTCTTTTTCATAATTTTATTTTTATTGTGGTTCCCATGCTTTAAGATCAAATAGCGTATGCAATCTTAATGCCACTAAACCAATTTCTAGGCATTCCGGGATAATAATAACGTGGTTCTGAATTGCCAAAGCCTACGGCATTAATTAATACCGATGATGCATACTGTTCATCTGTAAAATTATTAACGCCAATATTAATTTCAATATCAAAATGCGTCGTAATAGAATTCTTGTAGGATAACTTGGTGTTGAAAACGGTATAATCTTCTGAAAATAAAGTATTAGCATCGTCTAAAGGCATCTCTCCAATATGAAGAAAATTTGTGTTTAAGTTGAAATTTTTAAAGCCTAACTGAATGCCTCCATTCATTTTAACATCAGGAACACCTGTTAATTGATGTCCTGAGTAATCGTTTTGGTCATCAACAAAATCTATAAAACGATGGTCTGTAATTTCGGCATTAATGTAAGGTGAAAGTAAAAATCCATTTGTAAATTTCTGTGCATATGAAGCAGATAATTCAATACCTTTATGTTCTGTTTTACCAGCATTACGACCAATAAATTGATCATCTCCAACGCGGTCTGCTACCAATAAATTATCAATATCTAATAAGTATGCAGTAAGCTGAAATCGCAGTTTTCTTTTAAATAAAAATAGTTCACTACCAACTTCATAATTAAAACCTGTTTCAGGCCCTAGGTCTGGATTAATAACCCCTTCAGGCGTCAATGTTTCTTCAATAGAAGGATAGTTAA encodes:
- a CDS encoding serine hydrolase domain-containing protein, coding for MKSRYYYILILGLLFNISCSSEDDSTPNEPEPENIYFPPINSDTWETTSISELNWNANALQPLLDFLEEKNTKSFMILYNGKIIEEHYFNGHTSATPWYWASAGKTLTTAITGIAQEEGLLNIENKVSDYLGTGWTSAPLEKENLITSKNLLSMNSGLDDTLGDDVSPNNLQYIDDAGTRWAYHNVFVKLQDVVAEASNVSWSNYFDSKLKNRIGMTGSWIPLGDLSVYWSTTRSMARFGLLTYADGKWESEQIIPKNYLSEAVNTSQPTNEAYGYLWWVNGKSTYHLPQTQFEFTGEIIPNAPSDMYAALGKNDQKIYVVPSEKLVVIRMGEAADDENFALSNFDNELWGKITALID
- the rimO gene encoding 30S ribosomal protein S12 methylthiotransferase RimO, which codes for MRTKTIKKNKINVITLGCSKNVYDSEVLMGQLKASGKEVVHEEEGNVVVINTCGFINNAKEESVNTILEYMQKKEDGEVDKVFVTGCLSERYKPDLEKEIPNVDQYFGTTELPGLLKALGADYKHELIGERLTTTPKNYAYLKIAEGCDRPCSFCAIPLMRGKHKSTPIENLVIEAEKLAANGVKELILIAQDLTYYGLDIYKKRNLAELLENLVKVEGIEWIRLHYAFPTGFPMDVLDIMKREPKICNYLDIPLQHISDDLLKSMRRGTTKAKTTKLIHDFRAIVPEMTIRTTLIVGYPGETEAHFQELKQWVSEMRFERLGCFTYSHEENTHAYNLEDDVPEEVKMERVNQIMEIQSQISWELNQAKIGQEFKVVIDRKEGNYFVGRTEFDSPDVDNEVLIDASKTYLKTGEFATIKVTEAEDFDLYGEVI
- a CDS encoding aldo/keto reductase, whose amino-acid sequence is MKNLILNDGHTIPIIGFGTYKATEQEGIASVKHALLNGYRLLDTAAAYNNEEAVGKGIKASGVPREEILVTTKLWRENLGYDMAKEEFEKSLKKLGLDYIDLYLIHWPANAKNYENWEKANAEAWRAMEELQAEGKIKSIGVSNFFEEHLEALFKTAKVKPAVNQIEFHPGYWQEDLVNYCKKQHIVVESWSPLARGKVFENEVLEDIAKAHNTTVAKVCLRWIIQHDVVVIPKSTTKKRIEENINLNDFELSNKEMDTINGLPEFGFSGEHPHFWPDRI
- a CDS encoding alpha/beta fold hydrolase; its protein translation is MKKNLLIGLTLLFVFQIAKSQTDSLQWLDIELANYKYPFAVSKLELTIQEQELKMAYMDEKPDNYNGKNIVLFHGKNFNGAYWKTTIQALTKEGFRVIVPDQIGFGKSSKPDHFHYTFQQLAQNTKTLLDTLNIEKTAILGHSMGGMLATRFALMYPETVEKFVLENPIGLEDWKLKVPYQPVEWWYKNELKKSSEGIKKYQLENYYDNQWKPEYDQWVNLLAGWTLNSDYKTIAWNAALTYDMIFTQPVVYEFKNITAPTLLIIGTRDRTALGKGLVSEDVKETMGLYDQLGKATQKKIPNAKLVEIENVGHLPHIEKFDSFIKPLIVFLKQ